The following proteins come from a genomic window of Solwaraspora sp. WMMA2065:
- the pknB gene encoding Stk1 family PASTA domain-containing Ser/Thr kinase, producing MDTQVADSLLGSLIDGRYRIRARVARGGMATVYTATDERLERTVALKIIHPTQLNDVQGRDAGFLDRFTDEAKTIARLTHPNVVAVYDQGTHLGLPYLVMEYVRGRTLRDVLAERRRLNPGEALAILEQMLAAIGAAHRAGLVHRDVKPENVLVAEAPTGGAGNLIDSVVKVADFGLAQAVQASAEAGGGQLMATVAYVAPELVTQGRADPRTDVYSAGIVLFEMLTGRVPYDGDRPAEVAWQHVDQDVPPPSQSVPGVPAMVDDLVVRATRRDPGERPTDAGALLSDVQVVRDDLGNASANTAVLRQLAQPTMAVSPVPEAERPSWARLPEPKDRRDRSAPRRRAASSTVVRSAAAGGPPVMASGGADPAPGRRRSTERSRAKSTEQPGGAGLGGLRDRLVENPRARLAAIAGALVFLLLLGVGGWWLGAGRYTVAPSMVGLDQAQAQALAAQRGLTISVADPRHDENVARDLVLAQDPPSNGRIVRGGEITLTFSLGPERYAVPDVVGKTLDLARVDLEKAQLVLEQAADRYDDNLPAGVVAAVDPPVGTEVQAGEVVKVTVSKGRAPITVPNVVGLDVDEARRMLEELKLEPLVASEESDKPKDQVIGQEPADGAGVEEGTEIKLRVSEGPPAVVVPRMIDRPCQEALAELQGLGFPVRVDFNPNGTVRYQSPNDGSEVPPGTEIVIGCL from the coding sequence ATGGACACACAGGTCGCCGACTCGCTGCTGGGCTCGTTGATCGACGGGCGGTACCGGATCCGTGCCCGGGTGGCGCGGGGTGGCATGGCGACCGTGTACACGGCGACCGACGAACGGCTCGAGCGCACCGTCGCGCTGAAGATCATCCATCCGACCCAGCTCAACGACGTGCAGGGTCGCGATGCCGGGTTCCTCGACCGGTTCACCGACGAGGCCAAGACCATCGCCCGGCTGACCCACCCCAACGTGGTCGCCGTCTACGACCAGGGCACCCACCTCGGGCTGCCGTACCTGGTGATGGAGTACGTCCGGGGCCGGACGCTGCGCGACGTGCTGGCCGAGCGACGGCGGCTCAACCCGGGCGAGGCGCTGGCGATCCTGGAGCAGATGCTGGCAGCGATCGGTGCCGCCCACCGGGCCGGCCTGGTGCACCGCGACGTCAAACCCGAAAACGTGCTGGTCGCCGAGGCGCCGACCGGCGGCGCCGGGAACCTGATCGACAGCGTCGTGAAGGTCGCCGATTTCGGCCTGGCCCAGGCGGTGCAGGCCAGCGCCGAGGCCGGCGGCGGTCAACTGATGGCCACCGTGGCGTACGTGGCGCCGGAGCTCGTCACCCAGGGCCGGGCCGATCCGCGTACCGACGTCTACTCGGCGGGCATCGTGCTGTTCGAGATGCTCACCGGTCGGGTGCCCTACGACGGTGACCGCCCGGCGGAGGTCGCCTGGCAGCACGTCGACCAGGACGTGCCACCGCCGTCGCAGTCGGTGCCGGGTGTCCCGGCGATGGTCGACGACCTGGTCGTGCGGGCAACCCGCCGGGATCCGGGTGAACGCCCCACCGACGCCGGAGCGCTGCTGTCCGACGTCCAGGTGGTCCGCGACGATCTCGGCAACGCGAGCGCCAATACGGCGGTGCTGCGCCAACTGGCGCAGCCCACGATGGCGGTCTCGCCGGTGCCGGAGGCCGAGCGCCCGTCCTGGGCCCGACTGCCGGAGCCGAAGGACCGACGGGACCGGTCGGCACCGCGCCGACGGGCCGCCTCCAGCACCGTGGTCCGCTCGGCCGCCGCCGGTGGGCCACCGGTGATGGCCAGCGGCGGAGCCGACCCGGCTCCCGGCCGGCGGCGCAGCACCGAGCGGAGCCGGGCGAAGAGCACCGAGCAGCCCGGCGGCGCAGGCCTGGGCGGGCTGCGGGACCGGCTGGTGGAGAACCCGCGGGCCCGGCTGGCGGCGATCGCCGGGGCGCTGGTGTTCCTGCTGCTACTCGGGGTCGGCGGCTGGTGGCTCGGGGCCGGCCGGTACACCGTCGCGCCCAGCATGGTCGGCCTCGACCAGGCGCAGGCACAGGCACTGGCCGCGCAGCGCGGCCTCACGATCAGCGTCGCCGACCCCCGGCACGACGAGAACGTCGCCCGGGATCTGGTGCTGGCCCAGGATCCGCCCAGCAACGGCCGGATCGTCCGCGGCGGCGAGATCACCCTGACCTTCTCCCTCGGTCCCGAGCGCTACGCGGTGCCCGACGTGGTCGGCAAGACGCTCGACCTGGCCCGGGTCGACCTGGAGAAGGCGCAGCTGGTGTTGGAGCAGGCGGCCGACCGGTACGACGACAACCTGCCCGCCGGCGTGGTGGCCGCCGTCGACCCGCCGGTCGGCACCGAGGTGCAGGCCGGCGAGGTGGTGAAGGTGACGGTCAGCAAGGGCCGGGCCCCGATCACCGTGCCCAACGTAGTGGGGCTCGACGTCGACGAGGCCCGGCGGATGCTGGAGGAGCTCAAGCTCGAGCCGCTGGTCGCCTCCGAGGAGTCGGACAAGCCGAAGGACCAGGTCATCGGTCAGGAGCCGGCGGACGGCGCCGGGGTGGAAGAGGGTACGGAGATCAAGCTCAGGGTGAGCGAGGGCCCGCCGGCGGTCGTCGTGCCGAGGATGATCGACCGGCCATGTCAGGAGGCGCTGGCCGAACTGCAGGGCC